The nucleotide sequence ATATGTTACAGAAACTCCTATGGAAGATCATAAAAAGGCTATAAAGCTTGTATTAGATGCTTTATTAAATGATGAATATGGTGTTATAAAAAATATTGATGAGATATCAGCAGTAGGACACAGAATCGTTCATGGTGGAGAAAAATATGCAAACTCAGTTTTAATAGATGAAGATGTTATGAAGTCTATAGAAGATTGTGTGAGTCTTGCACCGCTTCATAATCCACCACACATAATAGGAATTAATGCTTGCAAGGAATTAATGCCAAACGTTCCTATGGTTGCAGTATTTGATACAGCATTCCATCAAACTATACCTGATTATGCATATATGTATGCTATTCCATATGAATATTATGATAAATACAAAATAAGAAAATATGGTTTTCATGGAACATCACACAAATATGTATCAAGAACAGCTGCAGAATTTATAGGTAAAAAAGTAGAAGATTTAAAAATGGTAGTATGCCATATGGGAAATGGTGCTAGTATTACAGCTGTAGAAAATGGTAAATCAGTAGATACAAGTATGGGATTTACTCCTCTTGGCGGTCTTGCTATGGGAACTAGAAGTGGAGATATGGACCCAGCAGTAGTAACTTTTTTAATGGATAAATTAAATATAAATGCTTCTGAAGTAAATAATCTATTAAATAAAAAGTCAGGTATTGAAGGCTTAAGTGGAATAAGCAGCGATATGCGTGATATTAAAAAAGGAAACTATGTAGATAAAGACCCTAAAGCTATGCTAGCTTACAGTGTATTTAACTATAAAATAAAGCAATTTATAGGTTCATATACTGCAGTTATGAATGGATTAGACTGTTTAGTATTCACTGGTGGAATAGGTGAAAATTCATTTGAAAATAGAAGAGAAATATGCAAAAACATGGATTATCTAGGAATAAAAATTGACGATAAGAAAAATGATGAAACTATGGGAATACCAATGGATATAAGTGCAGAAGGTTCTAAAGTTAGGGTACTTGTAATTCCAACTAATGAGGAGTTAATGATTGCAAGGGATACCAAAGATATAGTAGGCAAGTTAAAATAAAACTTGACATTTATTTTGCATGCTTATATAATAAATTATGGCTGCGTTAATGATTTAACATTAAAACAGTTTATTTTTGTGAATTTGAATAAATATAACTTATTGACTTAGGAGCTTATAATAACATGTTAGATGTTTCTGATTTAATAACCAAAAAAGTCGACAAAAAAGATGTCGACATTCAGCTTGGTATGACGTATTTTGATTATGACTCTGAAGAATCCAAGATTTTTAGAGCCATTAACCTTAAAAGGTAAATTGTTGATGGATAATAGTATTATACCTTTGTATGCTGAAGTTAAGGGCATTGTTGAACTTACTTGTTCACGCTGTCTTCAAAAATTTCCTTACGATATTGATTTGGAAATAGACGAAAAGTTCACCGACAATCCCGAAAATAAGGATGATGAAGTCATCTTTATAAATAATTATGAAGTAGATATAAATGAAATCGTTGAAAACAATATTATACTTTCTCTGCCTATAAAAAAGTTGTGCAGGGAAG is from Clostridium acetobutylicum ATCC 824 and encodes:
- a CDS encoding acetate/propionate family kinase, producing MKNLVINCGSSSIKYQFIDMKDETVLAKGLVERIGIKGSVITHKVNGEKYVTETPMEDHKKAIKLVLDALLNDEYGVIKNIDEISAVGHRIVHGGEKYANSVLIDEDVMKSIEDCVSLAPLHNPPHIIGINACKELMPNVPMVAVFDTAFHQTIPDYAYMYAIPYEYYDKYKIRKYGFHGTSHKYVSRTAAEFIGKKVEDLKMVVCHMGNGASITAVENGKSVDTSMGFTPLGGLAMGTRSGDMDPAVVTFLMDKLNINASEVNNLLNKKSGIEGLSGISSDMRDIKKGNYVDKDPKAMLAYSVFNYKIKQFIGSYTAVMNGLDCLVFTGGIGENSFENRREICKNMDYLGIKIDDKKNDETMGIPMDISAEGSKVRVLVIPTNEELMIARDTKDIVGKLK
- a CDS encoding YceD family protein; the protein is MDNSIIPLYAEVKGIVELTCSRCLQKFPYDIDLEIDEKFTDNPENKDDEVIFINNYEVDINEIVENNIILSLPIKKLCREDCKGLCPMCGTNLNISTCNCHEDNIDPRFAKLKDLFSNH